A stretch of Pleuronectes platessa chromosome 24, fPlePla1.1, whole genome shotgun sequence DNA encodes these proteins:
- the n6amt1 gene encoding methyltransferase N6AMT1 translates to MVERAGNASKAAAGMEDMCAGYPTPVYSHAGRGPFQDVYEPAEDSFLLMDALEKDARRLQAISPAVCVEVGSGSGAVSAFLASVVGPSALHICTDVNPAAAQCTEKTASCNSVSLQPVITDLVESLLPRLSGKVDVLLFNPPYVVTPSEEVGSRGIEAAWAGGTRGREVTDRFLPLVTELLSATGLFYLITIAENDPEDIIRFLGTRGLEGESCLSTRAGNERLSVLRFHRRQT, encoded by the exons ATGGTGGAGCGAGCCGGGAACGCGAGCAAAGCTGCAGCCGGGATGGAAGACATGTGCGCCGGCTACCCCACTCCCGTGTACTCCCACGCCGGGCGGGGACCCTTCCAGGATGTCTACGAGCCCGCGGAGGACTCGTTCCTTCTGATGGACGCGCTGGAGAAAGACGCGCGGCGGCTGCAGGCGATCAG CCCGGCCGTGTGTGTGGAGGTCGGCAGCGGCTCCGGAGCGGTGTCCGCCTTCCTGGCGTCGGTGGTCGGACCCTCAGCGTTACACAT TTGCACTGATGTGAATCCCGCAGCAGCCCAGTGCACAGAGAAGACGGCCTCCTGCAACAGTGTTTCACTACAACCCGTCATCACAGACCTG GTGGAGAGTCTTCTGCCCCGGCTGAGTGGCAAAGTGGACGTCCTCCTCTTCAACCCCCCCTACGTGGTGACGCCATCAGAGGAG GTGGGGAGCAGAGGTATCGAGGCCGCCTGGGCGGGTGGGACGCGAGGACGAGAAGTAACGGACCGATTTCTCCCCCTGGTGACGGAGCTGCTGTCCGCCACAGGGTTGTTTTACCTCATCACCATCGCTGAGAACGATCCAG AGGACATCATCCGCTTCCTGGGGACACGGGGCTTGGAGGGAGAGTCGTGCTTGTCCACAAGAGCAGGGAACGAGAGGCTGTCAGTGCTTCGCTTCCACAGGAGACAAACGTGA